ACGCCCTTCGATGGTTTCTACTGTCTGCCGTGCTACGACAATCTCCTCATTGGTAGGCACGACCCAGATCTGTACGTTGCTGTCGTCCGCCTGGATCTGTGATTCCTCGGACGCATTCTGATTGCGTTCCGGATCCAGTCGAATTCCCGCCCATTCCAGGTTGCTGCAGACCTTTTCTCGCAGGCTGACACTGTTCTCACCGATTCCACCCGTGAAAACAATCGCATCCACGCCGCCCAGAACCGTCATGTAACCTCCCAGGTAATGCCGGATCGCTGAGTGGAACACGCCCAGGGCCAGTTGAGCCCGCTCGTGTCCGTTGGCGGCCGCTTCTTCCAGATCGCGACAGTCGCCACTCAATCCGCTCATTCCCAAAAGACCACCTTGACTCGACAGGTCTTCCAGAAGTTCCGCCAGAGATTTTCCGGTGGCCTTCTGCAGAACCGGCAGAGCAAACGGATCAAAATCACCCACACGGTTATTGTGGGGCAATCCTGTCTGAGGGCTCATACCCAGACTGTTGGCTTTAGAGACACCTCCGTGCATGGCACAGAGAGAGCTGCTGCCTCCCAGGTGGCAGGAAATCACCTTCAGATCGTCTTTACCGGTGAGCTCGGCCATACGTGAGCCGATATACCGGTGACTGGCACCATGGAACCCCCAGCGTTTGACTTCGTACTCTTCGTCCCATTGGAACGGGATGGCGTAGGTACGATTTTCCGGCGGGATGGTTTCATGGAAGGCGGTTTCGAGTGCGGCAACCAGCGGGATCTCAGGGAATGCCTGACGCAGTTGTCGCATAGCCCGGGCATACGGAGGATTGTGAGCCGGCGCGATGTCGGACAGGGCCTCCATTTTGGTCAGCAGGGTTTCTTCTACCAGACGTACGCCACTCATGTTTCCGGCAAAGACCGCTTTGAAACCAATACCGGCAACTTCGTCGGCTGACTCGAGGCAACCCCATTCGGAGTTGGTCAACTGAGACAGACACAGGTTGACGGCGGCTGCATGGTCGGGCACGTTCTGTTCGTGCTCTTCCCGATGCTCACCAATTTCGACGAAACAGTGTGACTGTTCGCCGCCGATCCGATCGATGCCCCCGCGTGCGAGCTGCACTTCTGCGGGCATATCAAACAGGCGATATTTGAAACTGGTAGAACCTAAATTGGCAACTAGTACTTTCATTGCAGGAATCCATTCTGTGACTTGAGGACTGGTGTTTCGACTTCCCTTTTCCCTCTGTTCAACAGCGAACTTCGGGAAGAACCAACAGTACGTCTCTTACATAAAGTGTGACATCAGGCTTTCGGAGGGGCGTGCGATGACGTGTGCACCAACCAGTTCTCCGATCTGAGAAGCGGCAGCAGCACCAGCGTCAACAGCAGCACGAACCGATCCGATATCACCCTGGATCACGGTGGTAATGTAGGCACCACCAATCTGAATCTGGTCAACCAGAGTCACGTTGGCAGCTTTCAGCATGGCGTCGGAAGCTTCGATTTGAGCGACCAGACCTTTTGTTTCAATCAGACCAATTGCTTCAGAACTCATTATGTTTTTCTCTTTCAATGTAATGGGTTGAGCTGAATCCTGTGTTGCTTCATACCAGTTGAACGTCAACTGGTTATGTTCATCCTCAAAGCGTTCAGATTCAGGGACTTCAGCTGTCAAAGTTCAGAACCCGTTATTTATTTCTTGGCAGCGGCAGTCTTGCTGGGCAGTACGTTAGCCAGTTCTTCGTGCGGACGAGGAATGACCTGTACGCTGACAACTTCGCCAACTTTGCTGGCAGCAGCAGCACCGGCGTCGACAGCAGCTTTGACAGCAGCGACATCACCGACAACAAAACCGGTTACCAGACCGCTACCTACTTTTTCCCAGCCAATCATCTGTACGTTGGCTGCTTTGAGCATTGCATCGGCGGCTTCAATCAGGCTGATCAGCCCTTTTGTTTCCACCATTCCCAGGGCTTCCATTGCTTTCGCCATGAGTCAGTTCTCCTTGTTAGAGACAGTAAAAAAACAGTTCGTGATTTCTACGGACCCGGCACCCGGATCCGCAACAGGAATTAAGCGATGCATCCGCGTGACGCACCGGTGGCTGATCTGTTGAGGATCAGCTGTGTTTGCATTTACAGGATTCCGGGACGAAGAGTTTGACCGAAGTCGCATGATCGAGGTCGACGGCGTTGCCTTCGTCGGTATCGATGTGGACTTCCAGTTTGACGTCCGGGTTTTCGCGTACGACCACATCTTCGAGGACCGTGGTGCAGCCGGGGGAATCAACCCGCAGGTGCAGGCTGTCGCCGTTGGCACAACCATAGTAAGCACAGTCAGCCGGTGACATGTGAACGTGACGGGCAGCCCGGATCACGCCGAAATCGAGTTCGACGACTCCCTGGGGTCCCATCAGCACACAACCGGGTGTGCCTTTGATGTCGCCACTGATGCGGACGGGCAGGTCCAGTCCGAGAGAGATCGAATCGGTGTAGGCCAGTTCGACCTGAGTATCACCACGGCAAGGTCCCAGAACGCGAACGTTGGGAATCATCCGGCGGCGGGGGCCGACAATCGCCACGGTCTGGGTGGCGGCGAAGTAGCCATCCTGGTAGAGGTCTTTCTGGACTTCGAGTTCAGCGCCTTTGCCGAACAGGACTTCCAGGTGTTCCTGAGAGAGATGCACGTGTCGTGCTGAGATATTCACAACCAGGGGGTTCGGAGCCGTCTGCAGTCCCGGAGCTGATGTGCCCGGGAGTTGTTGAGATAAAGCCTGACGAACCAGTTGTTCTACCTGCGAACGAGAGATGGAATTTTTCAGTTGTGTCATAATATCTGATCTCAATTTATTGTATGGTCTCGATGATCGATTCAGAATTGTCAGGTTTCGACAATCGTGAGTTTGATGCCGGCATCGCGGAGTACCTGCTGCCACTCTTCCGTGATTCCGTCGTCCACGACGATGTGATCGACGTCCGCCAGCGGGCAGAGGTAGGCCAGAGCCGAATGCCCGAATTTGGTACTGTCAGTCACCACGATCACTTCTTCTGCAGCGGCAAACATCTGCTGTTCCGTTTCCACCAGTAACATGTTGCTGTTGTACAGCCCGTCTTCCGTGATTCCGCCGACACTGATAATGAGGCGACGCACATGGACGCTTTTCAGCGATTCCACAGCCGTCTTCCCCAACGCGACGCCGGTTTTGGGAAACAGGAAGCCTCCGATCAACATCAGATCGACCTTGGGCTGGTTGACCAGCAGATTGGCGATCGGGAGTGAATTGGTGACGACCTGTAGTTCTTTGCCCGCCAGTTGACGAGCGACTTCGAGAGTGGTTGTGCCTCCATCCATCAGCACAGCCTCTCCGGGAGCAATCAGATCTGCCACAGCTTGAGCAACCAGCCTTTTTTGCCTGGACGACATAAAAGACCGATCTTCAAAAGTGGATAAGGACTCTCCCACGTAAGCAGCGCCACCACGAGTGCGACGAATCTGACCGATTCCGTCAAGATACTCCAAATCCCTCCGAATCGTAGATTCCGAGGCACCGACAGAATCCATCAAATCCACAAGGGAGACAAACCCCTTGTTTTCGACAATCTTTAGGATGCTTTCCCGTCTTTCGTCAAGTAACATTGACATACAAACTCCTCCTGAGACGATCTATTTCCCTAAAGAATATGCCTCTCGTAGCGCTTTCTTTCAATCATTATCTTCAAAATACACTCAATATATTTCACTTTCAATCAAAAACTGTCAGTTGTTTTGATATTTCCCAGAGACCTCATCTTTCCTAAAGCAAATATTCATCTGAGAGCGGAATTCGCTAAAGTCCCGCCTGCTTTCCTGGTTTGACGGAAGTCTATGTCCCAAACTTACATCAGAACCGGGACTTGAGTCGCTTTTTGGAGACATTTCAGGGCCTGAATTCTCTGTTTCTTCACCCTGGATACCGGTCACTGCCAGTGGGACGGGTTCTGTCAGTTCTAGCGGTTCCCCGGTTTCAACGATTCTGATCTGCACATTTGCTGTCTGTTTCAGTGATTGATGATCACTCAGCCCCCTGCTCACGTCGATCACCTCCCATGGAAGGCTGCGCGAGGATCGCGTGGAAACAGGATTCAGGGAGGACCGGAGTGAAAGTCAAATCTTCAATAGCCGTTTCACTGCTCACGTGCACGCTCTGCGGTTGCGCTGCAGGTCCCGCGTCCTACCTGGCCCGGAAGTCGGAAACTCCCGCGGCTGAAAAACAGGAAGCGTCGTACACACTTTCCCTGGAAGAAGAGACCGCCCCCGCACCAGAATCGCAGCAGGCTGCGGAAACAAAACTGGTGGCCCATGAAGAACCGGTGGAGCTGCCGCTCTCTGAGATCGCTGCCCCCCTGCCCCCCGAACCCGATCACACGACAGCGTTGCCCGCGAATTCCTGTTCTCTCGCGGAACTCGAAGCACTGGCCCAGGCACACAACCCGACCCTGATTCAAGCCCAGGCTCGGGTGGATGCTGCCCGGGGTGCCGCCTATCAGGCCGGCCTCAAACCGAATCCGGTGATGGGTTATAAAGCGGATCAGATCGGCATCGAAGGAACCCCCGGCGAGTTGCAGGGTGGGTTTGTATCACAGGAGATCGTCACCGGCGGCAAGCTGAAGCTGAGTCGCGCCAAGTGGACGCAGCAGATGTGTATCGCAGAGACGAACCTGCAGGCACAATGCACGCGGGTACTCAACGATGTGCAGATTCATTACTACCGGACCCTCGCAGCGCAGCAGTTACTGGCAGTGCAGAAGCAGTTGCTGGCGAATGCGGAAGATAACCTGCAGACCCACAAGGAGATGCTCAACCTGGGACAGACCAATCAGTCGGGACTGTTGCAGGCCGAAGTGGACCTGCAAAAGGTGCGTCTCACTCTGCAGACCGCTGAGAACGATCTGGAGCAGGAATGGCGTGAACTGGTAGCAATGGTGGGCGTGCCCGAACTCGCATGCACAACTTTGATTGGTTCGCTGGAACCGCAGAACGAACTGCTGGACTGGAATATGGTGCTCAATCAACTGCTGGAAAGCAGCCCGGAGATTGTAGCTGCCTGGGAACGGGTGCAGCATGATGAGATCACCGTAGAACGGGAAAAGGTGCAGCCGATTCCGAATGTCCTGTTGAACGTGGACTTTGGCCATAACTATGAAACGGACAACTCGGTGGCGGGCGTGTCGGTCGGGCTGCCGATTCCGATCTTTGACCGGAACCAGGGGACGGTGGACCAGGCACTGGCCGACCTGAATCAGTCGCGGGCCAATGTGAAGCGGTTAGAACTCTCGCTGATGAGCCGACTTTCGCACACTTATCGCGATTACCGGACCTCCCGTCAGCATGTGGAAGCTTACCGGGACCGCATGCTGCCTAAGGCGAAACAGGCTTACGAAATTACGCACGACAGTTATTACAAACGACGGGCTCCCTGGATGGACGTGCTGATGGCACAGAAGATGTATTTGAACCTGCAGCAGGATTACATCCGCAGCCAGTTGCAGAATCAGGAAACGGAAGTAGCAATTCGCGGCATGCTGTTGACGGGCGGACTGAATATACCGCCGGCCCCCATGGGTGGCGGACACATCGACGCGGTGCCTAAGCCCCGCTAAAGCGAATTGAACCATCAGTTAAAGTGAATCAAAACCAGGCGAGTCGGCCTGATGAAAGAGGAACGATGACAACTCCCCAAGATCGCAGAAATTTTCTGGCACAGGGTGCGGCAGCGACCGCAGGTCTGTTCGCGAGCCGTTCGGTACTGGGCCAGCAGAACGACTCATTCTCGACGACCGAACAGCAGAATCGAGATCAGAACAATGATGGTTACCCCCGCCTGCATCCGGGGCTGGGTGGTCCGATCGGCAGCGCGACCGACCGGGGCAAGCTGGTCCCAGGCCTGGGGAAGACTGGCGAACCTCCCGTGGGAATTACCGCACCGGACCTGAAGACCACCAGCGGTAAAGTCATCGATGGGGTTCGCGAGTTTCATCTGCATGCGATGCCCGTCCGCCGCGAGGTCCTGCCGGGGATCTGGATGGATGCCTACGGTTACAACGGGGATTTTCCCGGACCGGCGTTGGAGATGTACCAGGGAGAGCGGGTACGGATTGTGTTCAAAAACGATCTCCCCGAAGCGACGACGTTGCATTCACACGGGCTGGAACTGCCGATCTACATGGACGGGATTCCCGCCGTCACACAACCCCTGGTCAAACCCGGTCAGACGTTCGTGTATGAGTACGACGTGCACCAGGAAGGGAGCTATTTTCTGCATCCGCACGTTGCGATGCAGGAGGCGATTGGGATGGTGGTCCCCTTCATCATTCACCCGAAGGTGGCGTACGAACCGGTTGTGGATCGGGATTTCGTGCTGATGACACAGCAGTTCTCCATGATGCCGAACGCCAGTATTCCCAATACGACTTCGATGGACTGGAACTTCCTGACCATCAATGGCCGCTGCGGTCCTTATACGACGCCACTGGTCTGCAAACTGGGTGAGCGGATACGAATCCGTTTCCTGAATTTCAGTACGCTGCACCAGCATCCGATGCACCTGCACGGGCACACTTTCTGGGTGACGGGAACGGAGGGGGGCCGCATTCCGGAGTCGGCGTGGATTCCGGGTAACACCGTGATTGTCGGCGTGGCCCAGGCACGGGATGTGGAGTTCATCGCCAACAACCCGGGGGACTGGGTGTTGCACTGTCACATGTTCCATCACATGATGAACCATATGGTGACCCAGGTCGGACCGATTGTGCGCGAGAAGTGGAAAGATGCGAAAGAAATTGTTCCCGGCTTTCCGCAGATGATGTCCAGTGCGAAACTGTCGAAGGAAGACATTCACAAACTGACCAGCCGCCGTGAGACGCAGGGGATGCGTGAAGGCTGGTACCATGGCGTGCACGGTCTGTTTACCGTGATGCGGGTGCTGCCCCCGGATCTATACGACAAGGTCATGCACACCAATGAGCCCATTCCGCCCTTCTCGAGCACACCCAAAGGTCCGCCGCCGGGGAGTCAGTCGCTTTAATCTGCGATGACGGTACGACGCTCGACGACTTTGATTTTACCGGCAGCGTAGAGGCGCAGCACTTCGGGATAGAGCTCGCATTCGGCTGCAAAGACCCGGGCGGCGACATCATCGGGTGTGTCGGTCCCTTTCACGGGGACCGCGGACTGAGCGATGATGGGACCGTGGTCGTATTCGTTGTCAGCAAAGTGAACCGTACAACCGCTGACCTTCACGCCACGTGCCACGACGGCTTCATGCACTTTATGGCCGTAATAGCCGTGCCCGCAGAACGAGGGAATCAGCGCGGGATGAATATTCATCACGCGGTACAGAAAATCCTCGGGGATGTGAATCAGCGAAAGAAAACCGGCAAGCGTCACCAGGTCGACTTCGCAGGCGCGGCACCGTTCAAAGATCGCATGACTGAAGGCTTCGATATTCTCGAAATCCCGGCGGGCGATGACTTCGCAGTTGAGGCCGGCGGCTTCCGCTTTGGCGATCCCGCCACAACCGGGGCGACTGGCAATTACCAGGGGAACCTCTATATCAAGTTGGCCGGCTGCTTTCTGTGCGAGGAAGTTGGTCAGTGTGGTGCCGCCACCGGAAATCAGGACGGCCAGTTTCAGGGGACGGTTCAGAACAGTTGAAGTCATCAATTCCGTTTTCGTGCTGTTGAAATGTTGTGGGTGAATGGTTTCAGGACCGTGGCGAATCAGGGGGCGACGAGTCTGATTTTGAATCGCGCGCGGATCCGGTTTCGTTCGCGGGTGGTTTGATCTGGGGCGTTGTCTCCGCAGACGTGGTCGCGGAGGAGAGCTGGTCGAAGCTGACTTCCCCCTGGCTGGTTTGCAGTCGTTTCTCGCGGAACTCTTTATCCCGCTGATTATTCCGCCACAACATGAAGCCGACGCCTGCCATCAGCAGAATGAACGTCGTTCCCAGAATCACGACGAAGAGTTGCCCGCCCGTTTCATCGGTTTTGGGGGGCGTCCATTCGAGTCGTTGGGCGAGAATCAGCGGTGCGATGCGCGAGGTATCCTGGGCTGAGTAGAGGTACATTTTGAAAACGTAACCGGTGACGGTGACATGATCGATCACATCAGTCCCTTCCGGGAGTCCGTTTTTCAGAGCCGGGGGGACTTCGGTGCAGATGACCACTACGGGATTCTGCTGCGAATCGTCGGTAAACATCCAGGCTTCGTAGAGTGTCTTAATGCCGAACTTGTTGTCCTCGGAGGCGGGATAATGTACCAGCTTGCGGACCCGCCCGGTGAGTGTGACCAGCCGCCCTTTCCAGCGTTTCATATTTTTGAAGATATCGGGAAAGAGGGGGAGCTTGAGCTCGGGGTGCTCGCGAAATGTTTTCAGTTCAGAGCGGCGGTTCTGCAGATTAAATTCCGCGGCCTGCTTCTGATCCTGGAGACTGGTTTCCTGGAGGTGATTGAGGACGTAATAGTACAGCGTCTCCTCGTCATCCAGGACGCCGCCCAGGGCTTTGTCTTGTACTTCGTTGAACAGGGAAGGCTGCAATTGTTCCGGAAACGGTTTGAAGGGATCTTCGCTGGTTTTTTCATCCGCCAGGAGTGTCAGCGGGGCCAGCAGACTGACCAGTCCGACGAGCGTCCGGATTCGGCGAGAAGACAGCATATTTTGCTCCCAGGGTTTCACTTCAATAAGTTCTTTAATATAACAGTATTATGGCAATTGCCTGTGAGCCCTATTTTGTCGACCCAGGGGCAATTTGTCGAGCTTAAATTAATTCGCAGCCGAGTGGTCATGCGTGGCGTAATCCCTTATTTGATAAGAGTTTTTGGTCTTTTACGCCTCAGAGAGAGCATTGACACAAAACAGAGTATCTCTATAATTCCCTAGAATTTGACTGAGCGCAACTGGGGTTTTCTGCTGTGATTCTTGGGGGTCAATCCGATCCTTGAGTGTACCAGTGATGTCATTGCAGGGTAAAGTCTTATCAGACCTGGAGTGACCTGAGATTGCCTGAAACCTTCCACTGAATTGTGGGAGTAACTCACCTGGCGTCGACACCCTGTTAATTCAGGATCAAGGGACCTAAGGTCATACTGATATTATCTGCTTTTTTAAAGTACCAACCGAATCCAAATAGTAACGGAGACAACCAGTAATGGCGGAAAACGTATTGGAATTTACTGATGCCAACTTCCAGTCTGAAGTATTGGAAGCATCTGAACCTGTATTAGTCGACTTCTGGGCGCCCTGGTGTGGCCCCTGCAAAATGATGATGCCAACCATCGAAGAAATTGCCAGCGACTACTCGGGCCGTGTGCGTGTTGGAAAGCTGAATACCGATGAAAACCCCGGTATTGCTTCCGCAAGCAGCATCAGCGCCATCCCGACCGTAAAACTTTATAAAGGTGGTCAAGTGGTGGAAACGTTTGTGGGTGTGACTCCCAAAGAACGTTTCGCAGCATCACTGGACAGCCAGCTGTAACCACAGTGTGTTGAGTGGTTATTGAACTCATGTGGGCAGAGAGGAGGA
This window of the Gimesia chilikensis genome carries:
- the pduL gene encoding phosphate propanoyltransferase is translated as MTQLKNSISRSQVEQLVRQALSQQLPGTSAPGLQTAPNPLVVNISARHVHLSQEHLEVLFGKGAELEVQKDLYQDGYFAATQTVAIVGPRRRMIPNVRVLGPCRGDTQVELAYTDSISLGLDLPVRISGDIKGTPGCVLMGPQGVVELDFGVIRAARHVHMSPADCAYYGCANGDSLHLRVDSPGCTTVLEDVVVRENPDVKLEVHIDTDEGNAVDLDHATSVKLFVPESCKCKHS
- a CDS encoding BMC domain-containing protein, whose product is MAKAMEALGMVETKGLISLIEAADAMLKAANVQMIGWEKVGSGLVTGFVVGDVAAVKAAVDAGAAAASKVGEVVSVQVIPRPHEELANVLPSKTAAAKK
- a CDS encoding DeoR/GlpR family DNA-binding transcription regulator; the encoded protein is MSSRQKRLVAQAVADLIAPGEAVLMDGGTTTLEVARQLAGKELQVVTNSLPIANLLVNQPKVDLMLIGGFLFPKTGVALGKTAVESLKSVHVRRLIISVGGITEDGLYNSNMLLVETEQQMFAAAEEVIVVTDSTKFGHSALAYLCPLADVDHIVVDDGITEEWQQVLRDAGIKLTIVET
- a CDS encoding acetate/propionate family kinase; the protein is MKVLVANLGSTSFKYRLFDMPAEVQLARGGIDRIGGEQSHCFVEIGEHREEHEQNVPDHAAAVNLCLSQLTNSEWGCLESADEVAGIGFKAVFAGNMSGVRLVEETLLTKMEALSDIAPAHNPPYARAMRQLRQAFPEIPLVAALETAFHETIPPENRTYAIPFQWDEEYEVKRWGFHGASHRYIGSRMAELTGKDDLKVISCHLGGSSSLCAMHGGVSKANSLGMSPQTGLPHNNRVGDFDPFALPVLQKATGKSLAELLEDLSSQGGLLGMSGLSGDCRDLEEAAANGHERAQLALGVFHSAIRHYLGGYMTVLGGVDAIVFTGGIGENSVSLREKVCSNLEWAGIRLDPERNQNASEESQIQADDSNVQIWVVPTNEEIVVARQTVETIEGRA
- a CDS encoding multicopper oxidase family protein, giving the protein MTTPQDRRNFLAQGAAATAGLFASRSVLGQQNDSFSTTEQQNRDQNNDGYPRLHPGLGGPIGSATDRGKLVPGLGKTGEPPVGITAPDLKTTSGKVIDGVREFHLHAMPVRREVLPGIWMDAYGYNGDFPGPALEMYQGERVRIVFKNDLPEATTLHSHGLELPIYMDGIPAVTQPLVKPGQTFVYEYDVHQEGSYFLHPHVAMQEAIGMVVPFIIHPKVAYEPVVDRDFVLMTQQFSMMPNASIPNTTSMDWNFLTINGRCGPYTTPLVCKLGERIRIRFLNFSTLHQHPMHLHGHTFWVTGTEGGRIPESAWIPGNTVIVGVAQARDVEFIANNPGDWVLHCHMFHHMMNHMVTQVGPIVREKWKDAKEIVPGFPQMMSSAKLSKEDIHKLTSRRETQGMREGWYHGVHGLFTVMRVLPPDLYDKVMHTNEPIPPFSSTPKGPPPGSQSL
- a CDS encoding BMC domain-containing protein, yielding MSSEAIGLIETKGLVAQIEASDAMLKAANVTLVDQIQIGGAYITTVIQGDIGSVRAAVDAGAAAASQIGELVGAHVIARPSESLMSHFM
- a CDS encoding TolC family protein, with product MKVKSSIAVSLLTCTLCGCAAGPASYLARKSETPAAEKQEASYTLSLEEETAPAPESQQAAETKLVAHEEPVELPLSEIAAPLPPEPDHTTALPANSCSLAELEALAQAHNPTLIQAQARVDAARGAAYQAGLKPNPVMGYKADQIGIEGTPGELQGGFVSQEIVTGGKLKLSRAKWTQQMCIAETNLQAQCTRVLNDVQIHYYRTLAAQQLLAVQKQLLANAEDNLQTHKEMLNLGQTNQSGLLQAEVDLQKVRLTLQTAENDLEQEWRELVAMVGVPELACTTLIGSLEPQNELLDWNMVLNQLLESSPEIVAAWERVQHDEITVEREKVQPIPNVLLNVDFGHNYETDNSVAGVSVGLPIPIFDRNQGTVDQALADLNQSRANVKRLELSLMSRLSHTYRDYRTSRQHVEAYRDRMLPKAKQAYEITHDSYYKRRAPWMDVLMAQKMYLNLQQDYIRSQLQNQETEVAIRGMLLTGGLNIPPAPMGGGHIDAVPKPR
- the trxA gene encoding thioredoxin, producing MAENVLEFTDANFQSEVLEASEPVLVDFWAPWCGPCKMMMPTIEEIASDYSGRVRVGKLNTDENPGIASASSISAIPTVKLYKGGQVVETFVGVTPKERFAASLDSQL
- the purN gene encoding phosphoribosylglycinamide formyltransferase, whose amino-acid sequence is MTSTVLNRPLKLAVLISGGGTTLTNFLAQKAAGQLDIEVPLVIASRPGCGGIAKAEAAGLNCEVIARRDFENIEAFSHAIFERCRACEVDLVTLAGFLSLIHIPEDFLYRVMNIHPALIPSFCGHGYYGHKVHEAVVARGVKVSGCTVHFADNEYDHGPIIAQSAVPVKGTDTPDDVAARVFAAECELYPEVLRLYAAGKIKVVERRTVIAD